From one Malus sylvestris chromosome 1, drMalSylv7.2, whole genome shotgun sequence genomic stretch:
- the LOC126626458 gene encoding MADS-box protein AGL42-like gives MVRKKVEMKRIENNTSRQVTFSKRRKGLLKKAYELSVLCDAEVAVIVFSQKGRIYEFSSSDMQRTINRYHKHENGSGPTNKVEVEQYVQHLKHESAIIAKKIEILEASQRKLLGNDLDSCPVEELQEISSQLERSLRSISERKAQLYTEQMEQHKARERFLLQENAQLREECCAKPWMEFSPQEKRASASVSNEKAGASASAPINYRSQSSMSSEVDTDLLIGQPMVRAVDRIAV, from the exons ATGGTGAGAAAGAAGGTTGAGATGAAAAGAATTGAGAATAACACAAGCCGACAAGTGACCTTCTCGAAACGTCGAAAGGGGTTGTTAAAGAAAGCTTATGAGCTTTCGGTTCTTTGCGATGCTGAAGTTGCAGTCATCGTCTTCTCGCAAAAAGGCAGGATCTATGAGTTCTCCAGCTCTGA CATGCAACGGACTATAAATCGATACCATAAACATGAAAATGGATCAGGGCCGACCAACAAGGTTGAAGTGGAACAATATGTGCAG CACTTGAAGCATGAATCAGCTATTATAGCCAAGAAGATAGAGATCCTAGAAGCTTCCCAGCG GAAGCTTTTGGGAAATGATCTGGATTCTTGCCCTGTTGAAGAACTCCAAGAGATCAGTAGCCAGCTGGAGCGAAGCTTACGCAGCATAAGTGAGAGAAAG GCTCAATTATACACGGAGCAGATGGAACAACATAAGGCAAGG GAGAGGTTCCTGTTACAAGAGAATGCACAGTTACGTGAAGAG TGTTGTGCGAAGCCGTGGATGGAGTTTTCACCTCAAGAAAAAAGAGCTTCTGCGTCTGTAAGCAATGAAAAAGCAGGAGCTTCTGCTTCTGCTCCGATAAACTACCGGAGCCAAAGTAGCATGAGTTCTGAGGTGGACACCGATTTGCTCATTGGACAGCCAATGGTGCGCGCTGTTGATCGCATCGCAGTCTAA
- the LOC126625063 gene encoding MADS-box protein AGL42-like isoform X2, producing MVRGKIEMKRIENATSRQVTFTKRRNGLLKKAYELSVLCDAEVAVIIFSQKDKLYEFCSSDMQETLTRYHNYAKDEQTNKVEVEQHVQHLKHESAIMTKKIEILEASQRKLLGNDLDSCFVEELQEISSQLERSLRSIRERKAQLFMEQMENLKAKETLLLQENAKLREESGCPQWNVLKGRKDGRMSRANETINLPPPTFNEDLVALSGGRTLGFSHCSSFESRLRNFSSLHGVDPTMNNVFSQKVRNKCRKPKCVL from the exons ATGGTGAGAGGGAAGATTGAGATGAAAAGAATTGAGAATGCCACAAGCCGGCAAGTGACCTTCACCAAACGTCGAAACGGCTTGTTAAAGAAAGCTTATGAACTTTCGGTTCTTTGCGATGCAGAAGTTGCAGTCATCATCTTCTCCCAGAAAGACAAGCTCTATGAGTTCTGCAGCTCTGA CATGCAAGAGACTCTAACACGATACCATAACTATGCAAAAGATGAGCAAACCAACAAGGTTGAAGTGGAACAACATGTGCAG CACTTGAAGCATGAATCAGCTATTATGACCAAGAAGATAGAGATCCTAGAAGCTTCTCAACG GAAGCTTTTGGGAAATGATTTGGATTCTTGCTTTGTTGAAGAACTCCAGGAGATCAGTAGCCAGCTGGAACGAAGTTTACGCAGcataagagagagaaag GCTCAATTATTCATGGAGCAGATGGAAAATCTAAAGGCAAag GAGACGCTCCTCTTACAAGAGAACGCAAAATTACGCGAAGAG TCCGGATGTCCGCAGTGGAATGTGCTAAAAGGGAGGAAAGACGGAAGAATGTCAAGAGCTAATGAGACCATCAACTTACCACCTCCAACTTTCAACGAAGATTTGGTTGCTTTATCTGGTGGTCGCACTCTAGGGTTTTCACATTGTTCTTCATTCGAATCCCGACTTCGGAATTTTAGTTCGCTTCATGGTGTCGACCCAACCATGAACAATGTGTTCTCTCAGAAGGTAAGAAACAAATGCCGAAAGCCAAAGTGCGTTCTTTAA
- the LOC126625063 gene encoding MADS-box protein AGL42-like isoform X5, translated as MVRGKIEMKRIENATSRQVTFTKRRNGLLKKAYELSVLCDAEVAVIIFSQKDKLYEFCSSDMQETLTRYHNYAKDEQTNKVEVEQHVQHLKHESAIMTKKIEILEASQRKLLGNDLDSCFVEELQEISSQLERSLRSIRERKAQLFMEQMENLKAKETLLLQENAKLREESGAKLLMEHSAQEKRASASVSYEKAGASASASVNYWSQSIMSSEVETELLIGPPIMRAVDRIAVLSNIHQINNNACQSSLKTIP; from the exons ATGGTGAGAGGGAAGATTGAGATGAAAAGAATTGAGAATGCCACAAGCCGGCAAGTGACCTTCACCAAACGTCGAAACGGCTTGTTAAAGAAAGCTTATGAACTTTCGGTTCTTTGCGATGCAGAAGTTGCAGTCATCATCTTCTCCCAGAAAGACAAGCTCTATGAGTTCTGCAGCTCTGA CATGCAAGAGACTCTAACACGATACCATAACTATGCAAAAGATGAGCAAACCAACAAGGTTGAAGTGGAACAACATGTGCAG CACTTGAAGCATGAATCAGCTATTATGACCAAGAAGATAGAGATCCTAGAAGCTTCTCAACG GAAGCTTTTGGGAAATGATTTGGATTCTTGCTTTGTTGAAGAACTCCAGGAGATCAGTAGCCAGCTGGAACGAAGTTTACGCAGcataagagagagaaag GCTCAATTATTCATGGAGCAGATGGAAAATCTAAAGGCAAag GAGACGCTCCTCTTACAAGAGAACGCAAAATTACGCGAAGAG AGTGGTGCGAAGCTGTTGATGGAGCATTCAGCTCAAGAAAAAAGAGCTTCTGCTTCTGTAAGCTATGAAAAAGCAGgagcttctgcttctgcttctgtaAACTACTGGAGCCAAAGTATCATGAGTTCTGAGGTGGAGACCGAATTGCTCATTGGACCGCCAATAATGCGCGCTGTTGATCGCATCGCAGTCTTAAGCAACATACATCAGATAAATAATAATGCTTGTCAATCATCTCTGAAGACAATcccataa
- the LOC126625063 gene encoding MADS-box protein AGL42-like isoform X12 gives MVRGKIEMKRIENATSRQVTFTKRRNGLLKKAYELSVLCDAEVAVIIFSQKDKLYEFCSSDMQETLTRYHNYAKDEQTNKVEVEQHVQAYVEQIASILVASGGLVGVCNGAFHQVSKGLRDWITSMPFWRNSCHFLGYIHMHICVCT, from the exons ATGGTGAGAGGGAAGATTGAGATGAAAAGAATTGAGAATGCCACAAGCCGGCAAGTGACCTTCACCAAACGTCGAAACGGCTTGTTAAAGAAAGCTTATGAACTTTCGGTTCTTTGCGATGCAGAAGTTGCAGTCATCATCTTCTCCCAGAAAGACAAGCTCTATGAGTTCTGCAGCTCTGA CATGCAAGAGACTCTAACACGATACCATAACTATGCAAAAGATGAGCAAACCAACAAGGTTGAAGTGGAACAACATGTGCAG GCATATGTTGAACAAATTGCAAGTATTTTAGTTGCTTCCGGTGGGTTGGTGGGAGTTTGCAACGGGGCCTTCCACCAGGTAAGTAAAGGGTTGAGAGATTGGATAACTTCCATGCCTTTCTGGAGGAATAGTTGTCACTTTTTGGGATATATACATatgcatatatgtgtgtgcaCGTAA